The genomic stretch AGGCAAGAGACCCATTTTGATTCCAATAATAAAAGCAACGAAAGTTCCCAGTTCTGCTAAAATAGCTATAAAGACACAAGTCCATGGTCTTGACAAAATGAAACCAATTTCACTTAAGGCACCGATTCCCATAAAGACCAAACAAGCGATTAAACCATTACCGAAAGTCAAATTGTAAATCGGCTGCAACCAGTTAATCTGCATAAATTCCAAAACATCAAGCGGATCATCAACCAAAGAATCAATAAAAATAGTACCAAATCCACCATCACCAATAATTAAAACTCCGGCATTAACCGCAATCATACCTAAACCCATGGGGACCATAATTAAAGGTTCCAAAGTTCTTTTAAAACCATAGTAAGCAATAAAAAAACCTGCAATAATTAACAAAACCCTAGCAATTGCTATTACCGGCTCTTGTAAAAATAAACTGCTGATCCCCGGAAATAATTTTATTAACACATCGGACATTCTTTACTACACCCCCGCATTTTTGTCATTTATCATTATTATTACCAGATACCAAATTATTCACAAAGACGATTACTCCAATAACCATTAATGAAATCACTGCCGTTAATCCATATGCTATTAATGTATATTGGATTACACCCATTCCTTCACCCCCCTAACCAAAAGTAAGTCAGCAACCCAGTTAAAATCTATATTAATAGCCTTTTTTCCAGCTGATACCTCCTTTCAAATAACAAAAACCTAAAAATAAACATAAAAAAATGACATATCTAGGCAGCTCACTACCCAATATGTCTCTCTCGCCCCAGTATTAGCTTTGGAAACGCTGTTTTCACTATAAAAACCGGAACTAAATCTCTCTCGTTCCCCTTAGAAAGGGAACAGTATTATTTTCTCTTTTTACATCCAAATTGAGTTTAACACCTTTAATTTATCTTGTCAAGCACCATTGTTAAAAAAATCTTAACCTCTATAACAGTTTTTCAACAATTAAAACTCGCTCTTCACCATCAATTTCTTTTAAGAGGACCTCGATGGCTTCCCGACGGGAAGTAGGTACATTTTTTCCAATATAATCAGCCCTAATAGGCAATTCACGATGTCCCCGGTCAATCAATACAGCTAATTGAATAGACTTTGGTCTACCCAAGTCAATTAAAGCATCTAAAGCAGCCCTAATAGTTCTGCCAGTATATAAAACATCATCCACTAAAATAATTTTTTTACCCTTAACTTCTACCGGAATTTCCGTAGCTCTAACAATAGGTTGATCACTTAAAACAGTTAAATCGTCGCGATATAAAGTAATATCTAATTTACCTACTGGTAATATTGTGCCTTCTATTTGAGAAATTATTTCAGCTAAGCGTTCAGCCAAAGGTACACCTCTTCTGCGGATACCAACAATTAACAAATCAGCTACACCTTTATTTTTCTCCACAATCTCATGTCCTATTCTGGTTAAGGAACGTCTAATACCAGCTTCATCCAATAATTCAGCCTTAATGTTCATCCTCTTTTCCCCCTTTTTTAAAAAACTTAATCCCCTTTTTACTCTGCAGCCTCTGCAGGGCCTCTTCGAAATCCGCGGGAGGGGAGACTCTAAAACACAACCATTTCCCATTTAAGGGATGATAGAACCCCAAAGTCCAAGCATGTAAACCATGTCCCTTTAAACCCAAAGCCTTATTTTGAAAACCATATTTACTGTCCCCAACCACGGGATGTCCTAAATAAGCCAAATGCACTCTTAATTGATGAGTCCGACCGGTTTTTAAATCACAAACCAACAAACTATAAGCCGTAAACTGTTCTACAAGTCGATAATAAGTAAGTGCTTCCCTACCCCCTTGGGAAACAACTGTCCAATGCAAACGCCTATGTGGATCACGCCCCAAAGGGGCCTGAATTAATCCCCCAGGTTCATTAACCACACCATGAACCAAAACTAAATAA from Clostridia bacterium encodes the following:
- a CDS encoding Na+-translocating decarboxylase subunit beta; amino-acid sequence: MSDVLIKLFPGISSLFLQEPVIAIARVLLIIAGFFIAYYGFKRTLEPLIMVPMGLGMIAVNAGVLIIGDGGFGTIFIDSLVDDPLDVLEFMQINWLQPIYNLTFGNGLIACLVFMGIGALSEIGFILSRPWTCVFIAILAELGTFVAFIIGIKMGLLP
- the pyrR gene encoding bifunctional pyr operon transcriptional regulator/uracil phosphoribosyltransferase PyrR: MNIKAELLDEAGIRRSLTRIGHEIVEKNKGVADLLIVGIRRRGVPLAERLAEIISQIEGTILPVGKLDITLYRDDLTVLSDQPIVRATEIPVEVKGKKIILVDDVLYTGRTIRAALDALIDLGRPKSIQLAVLIDRGHRELPIRADYIGKNVPTSRREAIEVLLKEIDGEERVLIVEKLL